The Anastrepha ludens isolate Willacy chromosome 2, idAnaLude1.1, whole genome shotgun sequence DNA window TCGCAAAGACGTATTAGAACTTTGCATCTGCAATGCGTTCATTTGCTTGAATCGACAGTTGTTGTTGCGCGGTGAATTGTTGCGACAAACGCTACTGGCCAACTTCTGGAAATCATTACGCCTACAATGTGAAAATGTAGAAAAGTCTCTATGTCTTACTAATGCAAAATAATTAGcatgtttttatttactctttaatgATGGACTGCAGCGATTCGTTCTTCACAACCACATATCCTTCGGGTATGCGCGCGTTGGCTTCATTCTCCATTCGATTTTCGTAGGCTATTATCTGTTGGTTGAGTTTTTCATTCAACTGCTCAGCTTTTTTGCGCAGTGTGCGCTCGAATGCCAATTGCTCCTCTAGTGTTTTAAGCTTTTCCTTGAGCTGTGCCAATGTGACACGATTCTTTTTCGATTGTGCATTTGGGCCGTTGCCGCCAGAGCCCGGTTGCATCTGACCCTCGAGCATCTTCTGATCCTCATCCTCCTTGCCCAGTTGTTCACGTATGCTGCGTtgcaaaaatttactaataccTGCATTTCCACGTACGttaaagtcaataatataattgtTGACCTCAAGACAATCCAAGATCATGTTTGCGGCACGATCAGTCAGACCACAATTCTCCATATCGATCACTAATAGGGAAAACAGGGAAAACACACTTCTtcaatttctttcgaaaaaattgCTGTTGAAAATGTAGCTGTTTACCTTTTATCCATACATCCTCCTTTAATATTTCAACAATCGCCTTTACACCATCATCAACGATCTGCGGATTGCGCGCCAGTGCAATGGAACGCAGTCCAGGTATTGAATCCGGATCAACGTCCCGATAGCGTAACGATTTTTGCCAGCCCTCCGTATAGCGACTGATCTTTTGTATCTGTGGAAGAGATATGCGAAGGTATAAACGATAATAGTTGTACAACCAGGCAATACAAATTGGTCAACGAATGTTAAGTTAATGGGCTCAAAGTTGTTGGTAATACTACTGCATTAGCACCTTAATCATATCGGCTACGTGCTCCGCACCTTTTGTCGTCAGCTCACATTCTGACAAATTTAATTTCTCCACATTTTCCAAATACTTGATTGTATTGCATATCGCCTCGCATCCTTTATCATAAATATTCGAACGTTGAAAACTTATTTCCTTAAGACTTTCATTTGACGAGAGTGCCTGCGATGCGGGAGAAGGAGTAATTTTGTAGAAACAAATCAAAGttaaagtaatgaaaaaatttttaagtgtaaaaaaaaaataaaaaatcagtggCAAAACTAAAGAAGCAGTgaatattcaacagtatttactCTTTCATGGTTagaacacgcacacatacatacgtacataccttGGCAATGGATTCCACATATTTATCATTAAGTGGCAAACCTTCTAGATTTAGAATTCTTAAATTCTTATTGAATTCAATACAATTTGAAACTGCCTCCACGATACCAGAAAAAACGAACTTCGTACAGACTACCGGCTTTTGTTTGAAGAGCCGTGCCTTCTTCTCTGTATCTAAATGCTCCAGTACTGCGCAGCCAAAAAACACAAAGCATATAAAATATTGCTGGAGCTTAGCATAGCTGGAATATTGCGCATAGCACTCACCCATTCCCAAGTTTTTGCGCAATCGAATGCTAAGTGTTTGCAGCACTTGATCATAGTAGAGCGACTCTATGATTAGTAGCCAATCAGTAACGCCTAATTTTTCACCGAAAAAATCTAACATAGATGTTGCATTATTTTTGGTGCGAATATCTGGCAAAGGTGTCAGATTCTTCGCCCGACAGAGCTCTAAATACCGAAAATGAAAGGAACGACAGCGGTTGAATTTCTTCGTCGATGTCAAACTGCACACATCACGCAATTCCAAGTTCTTTGGCAttcttattattgttgttgttgtcgttgtccTTCGGTTAGCTTCGAGATTTTATAGACGTCGATGTTGTTGTTTTGGGTTCTTGAATTCGGAACTACGATTTTTTATTACGAGTGCGATTCGTGCGATGAAGAATATTATCGGGAGGGGAGGAAGGtaaaaagtttgacagttttttttttaatacaaaagaggtaaaattaaaaaatttaaataattttgaaatttttggtttgaTTGATAGAAAAATTGtggtttttatgatttttttctatttttgcctatgattaaaatttttaagtttactatttttatttattacttctcAAAAGGTGTGACTGTTTTGAAAACTCTTTATGCTTCATTGATTTAATATctgttttatactttttattcattttattcacatttcattttgtgcaaagtttcaAGTTTTAAGCTTAGagttccgttataaaaaaaatttaaattccacTAAATAGGGTCAACCTTTCCAcgtatgaaaaacgatttgTAGTACACAACCtagaaaggtccaaaaattAACGCCAGCCCAGCAAAAAATCTGCCAATGCGCCAATAGCTCatgcagaaaaaaatgtggGGCAGTGCTAAAtggagaaataaaagaaatcaattGGAATCTTATTTATCAGAGTCCATTTGGCGGTTTGACAGTTTTGAATCTATATTGAATTCCTTATCGGTCCATTTTACAtacaaatccttttttttataattcccaattatttttaatttaaatttaaacaataagcAATTTATATAACTGAAGCTACTAGAGCGATCTTGAACAGCGCAAGATAGTTGAAGACCAAGTTCACCTCCACAATTTTCTTATCACATGCTCTAGAAATAGCATACTGAAGCATGAAGTAAGAGCCgtgacattttattattattattattttatttttaaagtgtctcttcttaggcgtcgatggacgagcgagaatggagagtaaaatttcaaggccaagcaacgttttgcacattttcgttccgcgagagagaaaaaagatatcaCGTAGAGGGGAGGAGAgaaagagctataccttatatatatcttagatacactataggctatttttccttgcggttgctaatttctagtgataaataacactgcctacttttgggcgcttgtttgttggtgcaaacttgtaggaa harbors:
- the LOC128855543 gene encoding protein Cep78 homolog, with the protein product MPKNLELRDVCSLTSTKKFNRCRSFHFRYLELCRAKNLTPLPDIRTKNNATSMLDFFGEKLGVTDWLLIIESLYYDQVLQTLSIRLRKNLGMVLEHLDTEKKARLFKQKPVVCTKFVFSGIVEAVSNCIEFNKNLRILNLEGLPLNDKYVESIAKALSSNESLKEISFQRSNIYDKGCEAICNTIKYLENVEKLNLSECELTTKGAEHVADMIKIQKISRYTEGWQKSLRYRDVDPDSIPGLRSIALARNPQIVDDGVKAIVEILKEDVWIKVIDMENCGLTDRAANMILDCLEVNNYIIDFNVRGNAGISKFLQRSIREQLGKEDEDQKMLEGQMQPGSGGNGPNAQSKKNRVTLAQLKEKLKTLEEQLAFERTLRKKAEQLNEKLNQQIIAYENRMENEANARIPEGYVVVKNESLQSIIKERNDFQKLASSVCRNNSPRNNNCRFKQMNALQMQSSNTSLREYPNASLSTETATNVSVHEALPSPTLTVKEMSRKLLKVRKVKSEMKYVEPAPKDSSKKKESKSDHEFANETDFQLTTVHFETNIGDSAAKNAPSMAIPISGGSSSMAPQLTARIDKKPMNNGGGCTIPGSSRNIFCSKIEMDDLSISTSRSQTSDGCSSDSDTLRNSAADYQPLKVFIRRNKSLTAQQQSQQQRGQSDGVTKTIKSPRSLFLGLCDE